From Coffea arabica cultivar ET-39 chromosome 9c, Coffea Arabica ET-39 HiFi, whole genome shotgun sequence, one genomic window encodes:
- the LOC113708181 gene encoding putative UPF0481 protein At3g02645, whose translation MLSSTFFASKESENNWRNYMILAYKTSLETIPSGPSIFQLSKILKDTKPEAYIPQSLGLGPFHHCRPELQEKMLWIKRAALSVHNVELERIMELLKSLPWPFEERIQSCYGSYLDFDKETLILIVIVDSICLLHALDVLENYKEQPGEEEEVEPSLMISDMMMLENQIPITLIDLVLRDETLAEEFTLLTSLFDIFYEFVSKLSPVKLADDDRDYMREIWGPPKHLLHFMYKFAVGRKLAVIIESRKFVPGSTEETDSITSQSLASSMQSTVEINSAAEAESAVSNILRQTGDSLVYAGGQAGEFFIRAIEEINSLTAAYKDGGLRVPTWFDKTVQGIGKAVSSSEMKQASALDKVHSVSELYNIPKITFHALPVGCGFGNIVFDKIKKVVYLPMMTLHANSEVILRNLLAFEAAYKDARQGPQSEVREHMGLMCAIIKTEKDVQLLKDAKVIETQLKDEDVVKLFKSIKKTMEKLGNKSSFIDAFGRYTNEDYDNVPIVKACNWIKKWALAFLNFVKRIWPVFVVLLLFLQTFCDIYNCHRGPWFGTTRETADLPLQDSSFLSLAPKAELLKPRKFLRYYS comes from the coding sequence ATGTTGTCCAGTACATTTTTCGCTTCAAAAGAGAGTGAAAATAACTGGAGAAACTACATGATACTTGCTTACAAAACTTCCCTAGAAACCATACCAAGTGGTCCAAGCATTTTtcaactttccaaaattttgaaGGACACCAAGCCTGAGGCTTATATTCCCCAGAGTTTAGGCCTCGGACCATTCCATCACTGCCGTCCCGAACTTCAGGAGAAGATGCTCTGGATAAAGCGTGCAGCACTCAGTGTCCATAACGTTGAACTCGAGAGAATCATGGAACTTCTTAAGAGCCTTCCATGGCCATTTGAAGAGAGAATCCAATCATGTTATGGCAGCTACCTTGATTTCGACAAGGAAACCTTAATACTGATTGTGATTGTGGACTCCATATGCTTGCTTCATGCTCTTGATGTTCTAGAGAATTATAAGGAACAGCcaggggaggaggaggaggtggaaCCCAGTTTGATGATTTCAGATATGATGATGCTCGAGAATCAAATCCCGATTACTCTGATTGATCTAGTGTTACGGGATGAGACTCTGGCAGAGGAGTTCACTCTGCTGACTAGTCTGTTTGATATTTTCTACGAATTCGTCAGCAAACTATCTCCAGTGAAATTGGCCGACGATGACAGGGATTATATGAGAGAGATTTGGGGTCCTCCAAAAcatttgctgcattttatgtatAAGTTCGCTGTGGGCAGGAAGTTAGCTGTAATAATAGAATCTCGTAAATTCGTCCCAGGATCAACCGAGGAAACGGACTCTATTACCAGCCAATCACTGGCATCCTCGATGCAATCAACTGTGGAAATAAACTCTGCAGCGGAAGCTGAATCCGCAGTATCTAATATACTGCGGCAAACAGGGGATTCTCTGGTATATGCTGGGGGGCAAGCCGGAGAGTTCTTCATCCGGGCAATTGAGGAAATAAACTCTTTAACAGCGGCTTATAAAGATGGAGGTCTCAGAGTGCCAACATGGTTCGACAAGACTGTACAAGGTATCGGGAAGGCTGTGAGTTCCAGTGAGATGAAGCAGGCCAGTGCTTTGGATAAAGTTCATTCTGTTTCAGAACTCTACAATATTCCTAAGATAACATTTCATGCCCTTCCAGTTGGATGTGGCTTTGGCAACATTGTTTTTGACAAAATTAAGAAGGTAGTATACCTCCCAATGATGACTCTGCATGCAAATTCGGAAGTCATATTGAGAAATTTGCTGGCGTTTGAAGCAGCATATAAGGATGCCAGACAAGGGCCGCAATCAGAAGTCAGAGAGCATATGGGTCTGATGTGTGCTATcataaaaactgaaaaagaTGTGCAGCTGCTCAAGGATGCCAAGGTCATCGAAACGCAATTGAAAGATGAAGATGTAGTCAAGCTATTCAAGTCGATAAAAAAAACCATGGAAAAGCTAGGCAATAAGTCCAGTTTTATTGATGCTTTCGGCAGGTACACGAACGAAGATTATGACAACGTCCCAATAGTGAAGGCCTGTAACTGGATAAAGAAATGGGCTCTCGCTTTCTTGAATTTTGTGAAGAGAATTTGGCCTGTGTTTGTGGTGCTTCTGCTTTTCCTGCAAACGTTTTGTGATATTTACAACTGTCATCGCGGGCCGTGGTTCGGGACTACCAGGGAGACTGCAGATCTTCCTTTGCAGGATTCTTCATTTCTAAGCCTGGCACCCAAAGCTGAACTCTTGAAACCACGCAAATTTCTTCGTTATTATAGTTAA